In the genome of Mucisphaera calidilacus, one region contains:
- the coaD gene encoding pantetheine-phosphate adenylyltransferase yields MTDYPHHPKTALFPGTFDPITSGHLDIIRRACPLFDRLIVAVARNPAKKSIFPSVERVAIIEELVSDLPNVEVDRFEGLTIDYAKSIKANAIVRGLRNVTDLNFEFQLALTNRALTSIETVFIMTGEHYAFTSSTLIKQIAAGGEIDRLHQLLPHIVIEKLKQKKRENGGNLPWAHVDHFKE; encoded by the coding sequence ATGACCGACTACCCCCACCACCCCAAGACCGCCCTCTTCCCCGGCACCTTCGACCCCATCACCAGCGGACACCTCGACATCATCCGACGCGCCTGCCCCCTCTTCGACCGCCTCATCGTCGCCGTCGCTCGAAACCCCGCCAAGAAATCCATCTTCCCCTCCGTCGAACGCGTCGCCATCATCGAGGAACTCGTCTCCGACCTCCCCAACGTCGAGGTCGACCGCTTCGAAGGTCTCACCATCGACTACGCCAAGTCCATCAAGGCCAACGCCATCGTCCGAGGACTCCGCAACGTCACCGACCTCAACTTCGAGTTCCAGCTCGCACTCACCAACCGCGCACTCACCAGCATCGAGACCGTCTTCATCATGACAGGCGAACACTACGCCTTCACCAGCTCCACACTCATCAAGCAGATCGCGGCAGGCGGCGAGATCGACCGACTCCACCAGCTCCTGCCCCACATCGTCATCGAGAAACTCAAGCAGAAAAAACGGGAGAACGGCGGCAACCTCCCCTGGGCACACGTCGACCACTTCAAGGAATGA